A genomic stretch from Tribolium castaneum strain GA2 chromosome 6, icTriCast1.1, whole genome shotgun sequence includes:
- the RunxA gene encoding runt-related transcription factor 3 isoform X3 — protein sequence MFGEWNPTMHLTANSQTATGTAASPEGSSVINDTYTKMTSDILAERTLNDFLSEHPGELIRTGSPLFVCTVLPPHWRSNKTLPVAFKVVALGDVGDGTVVTVKAGNDENYCAELRNSTAVMKNQVAKFNDLRFVGRSGRGKSFTLTIMVSTSPPQVATYNKAIKVTVDGPREPRSKTMLSLLGQQQQFHFAFGQRPFPFAASDPLSGFRMPPIGNCNILPDTSTTDLDQHLGLVSSQNHTNHSQSSTHTSSLLVPRYSTNHSDFGLSGPRSLSDNSSAAESPVQDDILSTQSTLGVNHVNNTNFPLHQNMTSSSYPSSNCNNSIYPVLPASLLYSQLYSAANQSHNFHSLHSHTTQSHHNDLQTVMDQLSTSNQRQMNGSTDLLLSNNGTCAAAAARQDDARLTSNGAQRGPGQNSDAVVWRPY from the exons ATGTTCGGCGAGTGGAACCCCACGATGCACTTGACGGCCAACTCGCAGACGGCCACGGGGACGGCGGCCTCGCCGGAAGGCTCCAGCGTCATCAACGACACCTACACCAAGATGACGTCGGACATCCTCGCCGAGCGCACCCTCAACGACTTCCTGTCGGAGCACCCGGGGGAGCTCATCCGCACCGGCAGCCCGCTCTTCGTCTGCACGGTGCTGCCGCCGCACTGGCGCTCCAACAAGACGCTGCCGGTGGCCTTCAAGGTGGTGGCCCTCGGCGACGTGGGCGACGGCACCGTCGTCACCGTCAAGGCGGGCAACGACGAGAACTACTGCGCCGAGCTGAGGAACTCCACGGCGGTCATGAAGAACCAGGTGGCCAAGTTCAACGATTTGAGGTTCGTCGGAAGGAGCGGAAGAG GGAAGAGTTTCACGCTGACCATTATGGTTTCGACGAGTCCGCCCCAAGTCGCTACCTACAATAAGGCGATCAAGGTGACTGTGGATGGGCCCAGGGAGCCGCGATCGAAGACAA TGCTTTCTCTTTTAGGGCAGCAGCAGCAATTTCATTTCGCTTTCGGGCAACGGCCCTTTCCTTTCGCCGCCTCGGACCCTTTGTCAGGCTTCAGGATGCCGCCGATAGGGAATTGCAACA TACTCCCTGACACCTCGACGACGGACCTGGACCAGCACCTAGGCCTCGTCTCTTCGCAAAACCACACGAACCACTCCCAGAGCAGCACCCACACCTCGTCCCTTCTAGTCCCTCGCTACTCCACCAACCACTCGGACTTCGGCCTTTCGGGCCCTCGCTCCCTCTCGGACAACTCCAGTGCTGCGGAGAGCCCCGTCCAGGACGACATCCTCTCCACCCAAAGCACCCTCGGCGTGAACCACGTCAACAACACCAACTTCCCGCTGCACCAGAACATGACGTCGTCGTCGTACCCCAGCAGCAACTGCAACAACTCAATCTATCCCGTCCTTCCTGCGAGTCTTCTCTACTCGCAGCTGTATTCAGCGGCCAACCAAAGCCACAACTTCCACTCGCTGCACTCGCACACGACGCAAAGCCACCACAATGACCTGCAGACGGTCATGGACCAGCTGTCCACCAGCAACCAGCGGCAGATGAACGGCTCCACGGACCTGCTTCTGAGCAATAATGGGACGTgtgcggcggcggcggcgagACAGGACGATGCCAGGTTGACGAGCAACGGGGCCCAGAGGGGCCCTGGACAGAACAGTGACGCGGTGGTGTGGAGGCCGTATTGA
- the RunxA gene encoding runt-related transcription factor 2 isoform X1 gives MFGEWNPTMHLTANSQTATGTAASPEGSSVINDTYTKMTSDILAERTLNDFLSEHPGELIRTGSPLFVCTVLPPHWRSNKTLPVAFKVVALGDVGDGTVVTVKAGNDENYCAELRNSTAVMKNQVAKFNDLRFVGRSGRGKSFTLTIMVSTSPPQVATYNKAIKVTVDGPREPRSKTMLSLLGQQQQFHFAFGQRPFPFAASDPLSGFRMPPIGNCNNMPQFGLSSTNSHWGYGAAGAYSPYFTPSTLGSCAAPTASQFNTPALGFSGSTPDQTSTQDAFGSTSNVTSLLPDTSTTDLDQHLGLVSSQNHTNHSQSSTHTSSLLVPRYSTNHSDFGLSGPRSLSDNSSAAESPVQDDILSTQSTLGVNHVNNTNFPLHQNMTSSSYPSSNCNNSIYPVLPASLLYSQLYSAANQSHNFHSLHSHTTQSHHNDLQTVMDQLSTSNQRQMNGSTDLLLSNNGTCAAAAARQDDARLTSNGAQRGPGQNSDAVVWRPY, from the exons ATGTTCGGCGAGTGGAACCCCACGATGCACTTGACGGCCAACTCGCAGACGGCCACGGGGACGGCGGCCTCGCCGGAAGGCTCCAGCGTCATCAACGACACCTACACCAAGATGACGTCGGACATCCTCGCCGAGCGCACCCTCAACGACTTCCTGTCGGAGCACCCGGGGGAGCTCATCCGCACCGGCAGCCCGCTCTTCGTCTGCACGGTGCTGCCGCCGCACTGGCGCTCCAACAAGACGCTGCCGGTGGCCTTCAAGGTGGTGGCCCTCGGCGACGTGGGCGACGGCACCGTCGTCACCGTCAAGGCGGGCAACGACGAGAACTACTGCGCCGAGCTGAGGAACTCCACGGCGGTCATGAAGAACCAGGTGGCCAAGTTCAACGATTTGAGGTTCGTCGGAAGGAGCGGAAGAG GGAAGAGTTTCACGCTGACCATTATGGTTTCGACGAGTCCGCCCCAAGTCGCTACCTACAATAAGGCGATCAAGGTGACTGTGGATGGGCCCAGGGAGCCGCGATCGAAGACAA TGCTTTCTCTTTTAGGGCAGCAGCAGCAATTTCATTTCGCTTTCGGGCAACGGCCCTTTCCTTTCGCCGCCTCGGACCCTTTGTCAGGCTTCAGGATGCCGCCGATAGGGAATTGCAACA ATATGCCCCAATTTGGGTTGAGCAGCACTAATTCGCACTGGGGGTATGGGGCCGCAGGGGCGTATTCGCCTTACTTCACCCCCAGTACGTTGGGGTCGTGTGCGGCGCCCACGGCGTCCCAGTTTAATACCCCGGCTTTGGGGTTCTCGGGGAGTACCCCGGATCAGACGTCCACGCAAGATGCTTTCGGGTCAACGTCCAACGTCACCTCAT TACTCCCTGACACCTCGACGACGGACCTGGACCAGCACCTAGGCCTCGTCTCTTCGCAAAACCACACGAACCACTCCCAGAGCAGCACCCACACCTCGTCCCTTCTAGTCCCTCGCTACTCCACCAACCACTCGGACTTCGGCCTTTCGGGCCCTCGCTCCCTCTCGGACAACTCCAGTGCTGCGGAGAGCCCCGTCCAGGACGACATCCTCTCCACCCAAAGCACCCTCGGCGTGAACCACGTCAACAACACCAACTTCCCGCTGCACCAGAACATGACGTCGTCGTCGTACCCCAGCAGCAACTGCAACAACTCAATCTATCCCGTCCTTCCTGCGAGTCTTCTCTACTCGCAGCTGTATTCAGCGGCCAACCAAAGCCACAACTTCCACTCGCTGCACTCGCACACGACGCAAAGCCACCACAATGACCTGCAGACGGTCATGGACCAGCTGTCCACCAGCAACCAGCGGCAGATGAACGGCTCCACGGACCTGCTTCTGAGCAATAATGGGACGTgtgcggcggcggcggcgagACAGGACGATGCCAGGTTGACGAGCAACGGGGCCCAGAGGGGCCCTGGACAGAACAGTGACGCGGTGGTGTGGAGGCCGTATTGA
- the RunxA gene encoding runt-related transcription factor 3 isoform X4 gives MFGEWNPTMHLTANSQTATGTAASPEGSSVINDTYTKMTSDILAERTLNDFLSEHPGELIRTGSPLFVCTVLPPHWRSNKTLPVAFKVVALGDVGDGTVVTVKAGNDENYCAELRNSTAVMKNQVAKFNDLRFVGRSGRGKSFTLTIMVSTSPPQVATYNKAIKVTVDGPREPRSKTRQQQQFHFAFGQRPFPFAASDPLSGFRMPPIGNCNILPDTSTTDLDQHLGLVSSQNHTNHSQSSTHTSSLLVPRYSTNHSDFGLSGPRSLSDNSSAAESPVQDDILSTQSTLGVNHVNNTNFPLHQNMTSSSYPSSNCNNSIYPVLPASLLYSQLYSAANQSHNFHSLHSHTTQSHHNDLQTVMDQLSTSNQRQMNGSTDLLLSNNGTCAAAAARQDDARLTSNGAQRGPGQNSDAVVWRPY, from the exons ATGTTCGGCGAGTGGAACCCCACGATGCACTTGACGGCCAACTCGCAGACGGCCACGGGGACGGCGGCCTCGCCGGAAGGCTCCAGCGTCATCAACGACACCTACACCAAGATGACGTCGGACATCCTCGCCGAGCGCACCCTCAACGACTTCCTGTCGGAGCACCCGGGGGAGCTCATCCGCACCGGCAGCCCGCTCTTCGTCTGCACGGTGCTGCCGCCGCACTGGCGCTCCAACAAGACGCTGCCGGTGGCCTTCAAGGTGGTGGCCCTCGGCGACGTGGGCGACGGCACCGTCGTCACCGTCAAGGCGGGCAACGACGAGAACTACTGCGCCGAGCTGAGGAACTCCACGGCGGTCATGAAGAACCAGGTGGCCAAGTTCAACGATTTGAGGTTCGTCGGAAGGAGCGGAAGAG GGAAGAGTTTCACGCTGACCATTATGGTTTCGACGAGTCCGCCCCAAGTCGCTACCTACAATAAGGCGATCAAGGTGACTGTGGATGGGCCCAGGGAGCCGCGATCGAAGACAA GGCAGCAGCAGCAATTTCATTTCGCTTTCGGGCAACGGCCCTTTCCTTTCGCCGCCTCGGACCCTTTGTCAGGCTTCAGGATGCCGCCGATAGGGAATTGCAACA TACTCCCTGACACCTCGACGACGGACCTGGACCAGCACCTAGGCCTCGTCTCTTCGCAAAACCACACGAACCACTCCCAGAGCAGCACCCACACCTCGTCCCTTCTAGTCCCTCGCTACTCCACCAACCACTCGGACTTCGGCCTTTCGGGCCCTCGCTCCCTCTCGGACAACTCCAGTGCTGCGGAGAGCCCCGTCCAGGACGACATCCTCTCCACCCAAAGCACCCTCGGCGTGAACCACGTCAACAACACCAACTTCCCGCTGCACCAGAACATGACGTCGTCGTCGTACCCCAGCAGCAACTGCAACAACTCAATCTATCCCGTCCTTCCTGCGAGTCTTCTCTACTCGCAGCTGTATTCAGCGGCCAACCAAAGCCACAACTTCCACTCGCTGCACTCGCACACGACGCAAAGCCACCACAATGACCTGCAGACGGTCATGGACCAGCTGTCCACCAGCAACCAGCGGCAGATGAACGGCTCCACGGACCTGCTTCTGAGCAATAATGGGACGTgtgcggcggcggcggcgagACAGGACGATGCCAGGTTGACGAGCAACGGGGCCCAGAGGGGCCCTGGACAGAACAGTGACGCGGTGGTGTGGAGGCCGTATTGA
- the RunxA gene encoding runt-related transcription factor 2 isoform X2: protein MFGEWNPTMHLTANSQTATGTAASPEGSSVINDTYTKMTSDILAERTLNDFLSEHPGELIRTGSPLFVCTVLPPHWRSNKTLPVAFKVVALGDVGDGTVVTVKAGNDENYCAELRNSTAVMKNQVAKFNDLRFVGRSGRGKSFTLTIMVSTSPPQVATYNKAIKVTVDGPREPRSKTRQQQQFHFAFGQRPFPFAASDPLSGFRMPPIGNCNNMPQFGLSSTNSHWGYGAAGAYSPYFTPSTLGSCAAPTASQFNTPALGFSGSTPDQTSTQDAFGSTSNVTSLLPDTSTTDLDQHLGLVSSQNHTNHSQSSTHTSSLLVPRYSTNHSDFGLSGPRSLSDNSSAAESPVQDDILSTQSTLGVNHVNNTNFPLHQNMTSSSYPSSNCNNSIYPVLPASLLYSQLYSAANQSHNFHSLHSHTTQSHHNDLQTVMDQLSTSNQRQMNGSTDLLLSNNGTCAAAAARQDDARLTSNGAQRGPGQNSDAVVWRPY, encoded by the exons ATGTTCGGCGAGTGGAACCCCACGATGCACTTGACGGCCAACTCGCAGACGGCCACGGGGACGGCGGCCTCGCCGGAAGGCTCCAGCGTCATCAACGACACCTACACCAAGATGACGTCGGACATCCTCGCCGAGCGCACCCTCAACGACTTCCTGTCGGAGCACCCGGGGGAGCTCATCCGCACCGGCAGCCCGCTCTTCGTCTGCACGGTGCTGCCGCCGCACTGGCGCTCCAACAAGACGCTGCCGGTGGCCTTCAAGGTGGTGGCCCTCGGCGACGTGGGCGACGGCACCGTCGTCACCGTCAAGGCGGGCAACGACGAGAACTACTGCGCCGAGCTGAGGAACTCCACGGCGGTCATGAAGAACCAGGTGGCCAAGTTCAACGATTTGAGGTTCGTCGGAAGGAGCGGAAGAG GGAAGAGTTTCACGCTGACCATTATGGTTTCGACGAGTCCGCCCCAAGTCGCTACCTACAATAAGGCGATCAAGGTGACTGTGGATGGGCCCAGGGAGCCGCGATCGAAGACAA GGCAGCAGCAGCAATTTCATTTCGCTTTCGGGCAACGGCCCTTTCCTTTCGCCGCCTCGGACCCTTTGTCAGGCTTCAGGATGCCGCCGATAGGGAATTGCAACA ATATGCCCCAATTTGGGTTGAGCAGCACTAATTCGCACTGGGGGTATGGGGCCGCAGGGGCGTATTCGCCTTACTTCACCCCCAGTACGTTGGGGTCGTGTGCGGCGCCCACGGCGTCCCAGTTTAATACCCCGGCTTTGGGGTTCTCGGGGAGTACCCCGGATCAGACGTCCACGCAAGATGCTTTCGGGTCAACGTCCAACGTCACCTCAT TACTCCCTGACACCTCGACGACGGACCTGGACCAGCACCTAGGCCTCGTCTCTTCGCAAAACCACACGAACCACTCCCAGAGCAGCACCCACACCTCGTCCCTTCTAGTCCCTCGCTACTCCACCAACCACTCGGACTTCGGCCTTTCGGGCCCTCGCTCCCTCTCGGACAACTCCAGTGCTGCGGAGAGCCCCGTCCAGGACGACATCCTCTCCACCCAAAGCACCCTCGGCGTGAACCACGTCAACAACACCAACTTCCCGCTGCACCAGAACATGACGTCGTCGTCGTACCCCAGCAGCAACTGCAACAACTCAATCTATCCCGTCCTTCCTGCGAGTCTTCTCTACTCGCAGCTGTATTCAGCGGCCAACCAAAGCCACAACTTCCACTCGCTGCACTCGCACACGACGCAAAGCCACCACAATGACCTGCAGACGGTCATGGACCAGCTGTCCACCAGCAACCAGCGGCAGATGAACGGCTCCACGGACCTGCTTCTGAGCAATAATGGGACGTgtgcggcggcggcggcgagACAGGACGATGCCAGGTTGACGAGCAACGGGGCCCAGAGGGGCCCTGGACAGAACAGTGACGCGGTGGTGTGGAGGCCGTATTGA